The Plasmodium vinckei vinckei genome assembly, chromosome: PVVCY_14 genome window below encodes:
- a CDS encoding peptidase family C50, putative, with protein sequence MIKGEFNLHGRLEKLISHVLKNIDNEPYKFGDNVNKNVYAPFYEIYGKESHIEKLSYNEILEKHKDKKNIHKYLFYMFEYVHNKINISHNIKYVNFLYLILRYITYFWMFLSNNDKLALVFYYHFKLAELLFNLKILKFSYFLNIYGIQIFFNIKAKLNIQFLTKDISEENAVSLIKVVISNLNKIILSENKNIINIFEKNNFIKSTKTSVISNIGTKNNTNIDNNKEINNNDVSKINKITQGDDSFNMQADSSLYNYIWIGYFDESDKNILNENCYNAHNIEKNGKISNNKKAYSLILKHDNIKNKSNNIFGSNGLSINSTYNIFLNFVQLFFKITFYDIDTFLPCLNIFNLDNFLIYFHIYEILSYLEILEKKNTANEVLKGTQIVPDKSDKDAGNAYNCLSSKLVGEDKKDNLVNDCIFLNVNKNTKKILWSIMFDELRKAFCSNVKNVNYTLKILKLTFSFFLFDENHTLKYANSMDLSEEFVKKKEYNFTFISQIYFKEVLNFAISFINSLRYSKSIAYEIVYKSISYVFYMVSKLICNLNNDKKKYILVNNESNLSLIYLISCVYKYYKKLYIDKNELENGGENNTNKGAMNKKEYTNIDNKKKLKYSFVLLEKVYQKIQECLYISLTIDEFVQEQTKNNIPSIDENIRKSSKYISPGDYINVCNLYVCFIIKLNKINMFYSNLDIIKILMEKDKTIYRKYIYTINKNIENFIRFFSFLLNIHYEENQNDLVLKKYIANLKGPKKYKSKKLIKIMKPYHSPLKYIILKDEIHEDEEKKKKHKNEKTKNRKRSGNEEGHISNCEQNQSRFNTSIKSEITLKNVSNKHNYRSSLFQNNEDDLYKENRPFKDKIESDKNDLFRKCSYKTNRGDAYNDSNNSDDNKKTSSESSSDDSILNEKIYSSENFDNMEENVKYKSDMLLLENSLFRIDKNILKKINIDFLNVCHSIILSVKRCIIISDSIYDYFKKYEEYDPTFNIYICKNIFSNFLKLNFLNISIFSYICVKFGYDDILKQMCNSSLIFLSYSIFEKYINFVLNQDVEKLKKHKNILHFSTNKLRKTEKNSIVKGKDGENKNADNCDGTKTTSSATSSIYSHLYLEDIYEILKDMDNYSCEDMFISDKDEFTETLYLNALLFVINVISIWEMYLEIPIEVLNKMKYTFFELFYNTTIKIIQFIKKRNGYYFILNILKFVYFKFISLPFNPINTYTSIKLYDFYEFLINENSPTIQNIDNNPFDDENININSVSPMKFLKNTSNYESRDEFTSNVRDNKQFSIRKTVCSNNLYTDETNKNIYDITNFNNLSVSKKKKRISMGGLVPVFLNNEDSETEKEKEKKKKRKTNNDYLFYNSNLDTEPEKLSITPSKINVLFNNNENLFTSVNKNGQQHDYENYNEIIPRRSNYKNDKNANEQFSFIDDSIMHATPRNDFSNYEDEDKEEQACNNINNEKNNTSIYRNTYLNNYYIPHIDLLFIILDMIIYYYFDKRKYKKIILIVNNLFNNIIRKCDYNTKEYLRSSISYIYNYYQQMNICNNKINPHCCMVIKHILSIYTKSKICLLNKKIKKHLSYVKEKSTDDESMKLNYNEFYINFINHNYWKYIFYFDNTSKGDYHFYNNKQSDNKTNTHTHAKMTMINNLLSIHINTLLFAILYDNLSKYVTHNFIFFFKFLTFFYNKVCIDILNLIKNSHNLEFFNIYNFENNITYPNQSEHILNKLRSYLYKDIGVVRENNLDTTPSKIQDIDKTIEKNGRKKNKHIILMDIDELLITYVHINFIFSRYCCYVMFFKNIYAQKYEIIFKRNATNDYFTKFKNNRDFFDFFEFKGHEKGNDKKCVNNKYEDSKYSYEISEKTKQTPSIKFNNNSKNNAITYFHDTFLNENEGVSNSDNTNDSKSTSISVEYKNVSNDVDYVFLEFILEIIECIDIYDIYKKILNNCYYVIKAEIFYNYIYNNIESLKRFSYLNNVYHLYKLYYYIFVWPNSGKIHNNNPICKNSDSTFSVETNGMCKKHYNKRQEITENNDIFYIFDLNNVLREKFSKKYIKLMNENDSNLDCTTDHEWSSGNTSLTDENKNVGKYKKILNNNKASHNLNKAINNDENFDDEKDYFLCDIYNFKLKLYHPNYNEMEKNVGNIKKDDIFSTLLIINKNYLLSLKKIYTKINKYVYNYILSLYYIILYFYFDDHIIIKKKLSIYYIINMFQKKYKLFYSKLFDRENDIPLFDQTAHSPNYPSSSSGSSFFNSSSDSSASESINQSPHSYDNVLDNRKIKPNEKKSDSEMLFKLFKVNDLKKNIYLIFEIFSNIYDEYYGDIYNNSNIANHIVTKIDIEIIAYFGEIYQITHMYKMHKYCIHLLLLCIIFTSKIWLVYIFSEKNAYNQFDKNGNDYKKYFGLYYHAQDEEKRKINSNENNVKTKKRKSKYDRNSIINMDIDDTNTKNKKNEHTLTNIRTYLLDIVYKKITENINDNNIKEIYNNLHNYMQQLIMCTSLFYITFICFENLYKNKWNLFFLNSANILYLYYVDFSEYVKSFCKKHCPDQVHVSNLFIDNFHLDLINLKFEAYTKSKSYKTMLKRKTEKKIQSLGLNSKYTDTTNEKYSKESNTTMKYHNKDMPQLYDDKFNDQGNESRCIYTQNEQDKMSNNMMTWYHENETENKYKNSNLNKENTNYDDDNTYSKYLFLNYYDKNGIKGCIKSLKIIEEKYQDNLMEFVQNNICLYFNIIKYLYKKKKKYLSLPIYSNSHIISIISMMKFSMVNYFTMFNVSCTFMSLSFERPVYEFDGESIDKFKDVKKKKKKRIQKKTTIIVVVVIS encoded by the coding sequence taacatttttgaaaaaaacaattttattaaatctaCAAAGACAAGTGTAATTAGTAATATTGGTACAAAGAATAACACCAATATAgacaataataaagaaataaataataatgatgtttcaaaaataaataaaattacacAAGGGGATGATTCCTTTAATATGCAAGCAGATAGtagtttatataattatatatggataGGTTATTTTGATGAAAgtgacaaaaatatattgaatgAAAACTGTTATAATGCTcataatattgaaaaaaatggaaaaatatcTAACAACAAAAAAGCATattctttaatattaaaacatgacaatataaaaaataaatctaataatatatttgggTCTAATGGCCTTTCAATTAATAGCAcctataatatatttttaaactttgttcaattattttttaaaataacatTCTACGATATTGATACATTTTTACCGTgtctaaatatatttaatttagataattttttgatttattttcatatttatgaaatacTTTCATATCTTGAAATtctggaaaaaaaaaacacagcAAATGAAGTTTTGAAAGGCACACAAATTGTACCAGACAAATCTGATAAAGATGCGGGTAATGCTTATAATTGTTTGAGTTCCAAGTTAGTTGGGGAAGACAAAAAAGATAATTTAGTCAAtgattgtatttttttaaatgtcaataaaaatactaaaaaaatattatggaGTATTATGTTTGACGAATTACGAAAAGCATTTTGTTCAAATgtgaaaaatgtaaattacacattaaaaattttaaagttaacttttagtttttttttgtttgatGAAAACCATAcattaaaatatgcaaaCAGTATGGATTTGTCTGAAGagtttgtaaaaaaaaaagaatataactttacatttatatctcaaatatattttaaagagGTACTAAATTTTGCAATATCTTTTATTAACAGTTTAAGATACTCAAAATCGATAGCATATGAAATAGTGTATAAATCTATTTCATACGTGTTTTATATGGtatcaaaattaatatgtaatttaaataatgataaaaaaaaatatattttggttAATAATGAAAGTAACTTGAGCCTTATATACCTCATTTCATGtgtgtataaatattataaaaaattgtatatcgataaaaatgaattggAAAATGGCGGGGAAAACAATACCAATAAGGGAgctatgaataaaaaagaatatactaatatagacaataagaaaaaattaaaatactCTTTTGTATTGCTAGAAAAGGTTTATCAGAAAATACAggaatgtttatatatttcattaacAATAGATGAATTTGTTCAAgaacaaacaaaaaataatatcccCTCAATCGACGAAAATATTAGAAAGAGCTCTAAATACATATCCCCAGGAGATTACATAAATGTAtgtaatttatatgtttgttttattataaaattaaataagataaatatgttttattctAATTtggatattataaaaattttgatgGAAAAAGACAAAACTATATacagaaaatatatatatactataaataaaaatattgagaATTTTATCcgatttttttcctttttacttaatatacattatgaagaaaatcaaaatgatttggtcttaaaaaaatatatagcaaATTTGAAAGGccccaaaaaatataaaagtaaaaaactgattaaaattatgaaacCTTATCATTCCCCactaaaatatatcattctGAAGGATGAAATTCATGAAGAtgaagagaaaaaaaaaaaacacaaaaatgaaaaaacaaaaaatagaaaaaggAGTGGCAACGAAGAGGGGCATATAAGTAACTGTGAGCAGAATCAAAGTCGATTTAATACATCGATAAAATCGGAAATCACACTAAAAAATGTGTCTAACAAACATAATTATCGTAGTAgtctttttcaaaataatgaagacgatttatataaagaaaatcgCCCTTTCAAAGATAAAATTGAAAGcgataaaaatgatttatttcGAAAATGCTCCTATAAAACAAACAGAGGGGATGCATATAACGATTCAAACAATAgtgatgataataaaaaaacaagtaGTGAAAGCAGCAGTGATGATAGTATTttgaatgaaaaaatatatagttcagaaaattttgataatatggAAGAAAATGTAAAGTATAAAAGTGATATGCTTCTTCTCGAAAATTCTCTATTTAGAAtcgataaaaatattttgaaaaaaataaatatcgaTTTTCTAAATGTGTGTCatagtattattttatccGTTAAAAGATGCATAATCATATCTGATAGTATTTATgattatttcaaaaaatatgaagaaTATGATCCAActttcaatatatatatttgtaagaatattttttcgaattttttaaaacttaactttttaaatataagcaTCTTTTCATACATTTGTGTTAAATTTGGATATGACGATATCTTAAAACAAATGTGCAACTCATcgttaatatttttgtcttatagtatatttgaaaaatatatcaattttgtattaaatCAAGATGTggaaaaattgaaaaagcataaaaatattttgcatTTTAGCACAAACAAGCTAAGAAAAACAGAAAAAAACAGTATTGTGAAAGGAAAAGATGGTGAGAATAAAAACGCCGATAATTGTGATGGGACGAAAACAACCAGTTCTGCTACCAGCTCTATATACTCACATTTATATCTTGaagatatatatgaaatattaaaagatatGGATAATTATTCATGTGAGGATATGTTTATATCAGATAAAGATGAATTTACAGaaacattatatttaaatgctcttttatttgttattaATGTAATATCGATATGGGAAATGTATTTAGAAATACCAATAGAAGtattaaacaaaatgaaatatacattttttgaattattttataatactacaattaaaattatacaatttattaaaaaacgTAATGGatactattttatattaaatatattaaaattcgtttatttcaaatttataagTTTACCATTTAATCCTATTAATACTTACACATCAATTAAGTTATATGACTTTTATGAATTTCTAATAAACGAAAATTCTCCTactatacaaaatattgataataatccatttgatgatgaaaatataaatataaattctGTTAGTCCAATgaaatttttgaaaaacaCTTCAAATTATGAAAGTAGAGATGAATTCACATCGAATGTGCGCGATAATAAACAATTCAGCATAAGGAAAACTGTATGTTCAAACAATTTATATACTGATGAAACaaataagaatatatatgatattacaaattttaacaatttaagtgttagtaaaaaaaaaaagcgaATAAGTATGGGAGGACTTGTTCctgtatttttaaataatgaagattCAGAAAcggaaaaagaaaaagaaaaaaaaaaaaaacggaaaacaaataatgattatttattttataatagcAATCTAGATACAGAACCTGAAAAACTTTCAATAACTccttcaaaaataaatgtctTATTCaacaataatgaaaatttatttactaGCGTCAATAAAAATGGCCAACAACATgattatgaaaattataacgAAATAATACCTAGGCGTAGCAATTACAAAAATGATAAGAATGCAAATGAGCAGTTTAGCTTTATTGATGATAGTATTATGCATGCAACACCACGAAATGATTTTTCTAATTATGAAGATGAAGATAAGGAGGAGCAGGcttgtaataatattaacaatGAAAAGAACAACACAAGTATTTATAGAAATACATATTTGAACAATTATTACATACCTCATATTGACCTtctgtttattattttagatatgatcatatattattattttgataaaagaaaatataaaaaaataatattaattgttaataatttgtttaataatatcattAGAAAATGTGATTATAACAcaaaagaatatttaaGATCGtctatttcatatatttataattactaccaacaaatgaatatatgtaataacaAGATAAATCCGCATTGTTGTATGGTTAtcaaacatattttatcgatttatacaaaatcaaaaatatgtcttttaaataaaaaaattaagaaaCACTTATCTTatgtaaaagaaaaaagtaCAGATGATGAATCTatgaaattaaattataatgaattttatataaattttattaaccaTAATTattggaaatatatattttattttgataatacATCAAAAGGTGattaccatttttataataataaacaaagtgataataaaacaaatacacACACACACGCAAAAATGACAATGATTAACAATTTGTTatctatacatataaatacgTTGCTTTTTgcaatattatatgataatttgtcaaaatatgttactcataattttatatttttttttaaattcttaacatttttttataataaagtaTGTATAGATATCTtgaatttaattaaaaattctcATAATTTAgaatttttcaatatatataactttgaaaataatattacttATCCAAATCAAAGCGAGCATatattaaacaaattaagaagctatttatataaagacATCGGTGTGGTTAGGGAAAATAATCTCGATACTACTCCATCCAAAATTCAAGATATAGATAAAACAATAGAGAAAAATggcagaaaaaaaaacaaacataTTATTCTTATGGACATTGATGAATTGCTCATTACATATGTCCATAtaaatttcatattttcaaGATATTGCTGCTAtgttatgttttttaaaaatatatatgctcaAAAATAcgaaattatatttaagcGTAATGCTACGAAtgattattttacaaaatttaaaaataatagagatttttttgatttctTTGAATTTAAGGGCCACGAAAAAGggaatgataaaaaatgtgttaaCAACAAATATGAAGATAGTAAATATAGTTATGAAATTAGTGAAAAAACAAAGCAAACACCttcaataaaatttaataataatagcaaAAATAATGCGATAACCTATTTTCATGATACTTTTTTGAACGAGAATGAAGGTGTAAGCAATTCTGATAATACTAATGATTCTAAATCTACTAGTATTTCAgtagaatataaaaacgtTTCAAACGACGTAgattatgtatttttagaGTTCATTTTAGAAATTATAGAATGCATAGATATATATGAcatctataaaaaaattctaaATAATTGCTACTATGTAATAAAGGcagaaattttttataattatatttacaataatattgaaTCGCTAAAAAGGTTTTCTTATCTCAACAATGTCTACCATTTATATAAGTTATATTACTACATTTTTGTCTGGCCCAATAGTGGCAAAATTCACAATAACAATCCCATTTGCAAAAACTCAGATTCTACATTTTCCGTTGAAACAAATGGAATGTGTAAAAAACATTACAACAAAAGACAGGAAATTacagaaaataatgatatattttatatttttgatcTGAATAATGTATTGAGAGAAAAatttagtaaaaaatatataaaacttatgaatgaaaatgattCTAATTTAGATTGTACAACTGATCATGAATGGTCTAGTGGAAATACTTCTCTTACCGATGAAAATAAGAATGTAGgcaaatacaaaaaaatattgaataataataaagcaTCGCACAATTTAAACAAAGCTATAAATAACgatgaaaattttgatgATGAAAaggattattttttatgtgacatatataattttaaattaaagcTATACCACCCTAATTACAatgaaatggaaaaaaatgttggaaatattaaaaaagacgATATTTTTAGTACTTTGctcattattaataaaaattatttattgtcattaaaaaaaatatatacaaagataaacaaatatgtttataattatattttaagcctttattatataattttatatttttattttgatgaccatattataattaaaaaaaaactgtctatttattacattataaatatgtttcaaaaaaaatataaattattttatagcAAACTTTTTGACAGAGAAAACGATATTCCATTATTTGATCAAACTGCACATAGTCCAAATTATCCATCTTCTTCATCGGGCTCATCTTTTTTCAATTCGTCATCAGATTCTTCTGCTTCAGAATCGATTAACCAATCACCACATTCTTATGATAATGTGCTTGATAATAGAAAGATAAAACCAAACGAGAAAAAAAGTGATTCAGAAATGcttttcaaattatttaaagtgaacgatttaaaaaaaaatatatatttaatttttgaaatttttagcaatatatatgatgaatATTATGGGGACATTTATAATAACTCAAATATTGCCAATCATATTGTAACAAAAATagatatagaaataattgCATATTTTGGAGAAATATACCAAATAacacatatgtataaaatgcataaatatTGCATACATCTTTTGTTATtgtgtattattttcacaTCGAAAATATGGCtagtttatatatttagtgaaaaaaatgcttACAACCAATTTGATAAGAATGGaaatgattataaaaaatattttggattatattatcatgcTCAAGATGaggaaaaaagaaaaataaactcaaatgaaaacaatgttaaaacgaaaaaaagaaagagcAAATATGATAGAAATagcataataaatatggatataGACGATACTAATAcgaaaaataagaaaaatgagCATACATTAACGAATATAAGAACATATTTACTAgatattgtatataaaaaaattacagaaaatataaatgataataatattaaagagatatataataatctacataattatatgcaACAGTTAATTATGTGCACGtccttattttatataacatttatctgttttgaaaatttatataaaaataaatggaatttattttttttaaactctgcaaatattctttatctttattatgTCGATTTTAGCGAATACGTGAAAAGCTTTTGTAAAAAACATTGTCCTGACCAAGTGCATGTCtccaatttatttattgataATTTCCATTTAGACTTGATCAATTTGAAATTTGAAGCCTATACCAAGAGCAAATCTTATAAGACAATGCTAAAACGAAAgacagaaaaaaaaatccaaaGTTTGGGATTAAATTCCAAATATACTGATAcaacaaatgaaaaatattcaaaagaAAGCAATACTACTATGAAATATCATAATAAAGACATGCCACAGTTGTATGATGACAAATTTAATGACCAAGGAAATGAATCAAGATGCATATACACACAAAATGAACAAGACAAAATGAGCAACAATATGATGACATGGTATCATGAGAATGAAACAgagaataaatataaaaatagtaactTGAATAAGGAAAATACAAACTATGACGATGATAATacatattcaaaatatttgtttttgaattattacGATAAAAATGGGATAAAAGGCTGTATAAAAAgcttaaaaattatagagGAAAAATATCAAGACAATTTAATGGAATTtgttcaaaataatatttgcttatattttaatattataaaatatttatacaaaaaaaagaaaaaatatttaagtCTTCCTATATATAGTAATTCTCATATAATCTCAATTATATCAATGATGAAATTTTCAATGGTAAACTATTTTACCATGTTTAATGTATCTTGCACTTTTATGTCTCTTAGCTTTGAGCGCCCAGTATATGAATTTGATGGTGAAAGTATTGATAAGTTTAAagatgtaaaaaaaaaaaaaaaaaaaaggattcaaaaaaaaacaacaatAATAGTAGTAGTTGTAATATCCTAA